The DNA window TAACATCtctataatttaatcataaacaaCACATACAATTGTTCAACTAAATTTGaatcttttaatttagttttaaatttcagataaaaaaaaacaattaatatcgaTTATTCAATAGCAGTAGAGTCTACTGcagaaattcaaataaacattttcactGTCAGTacctttattttagtaaattataataataatatgtcatatttaataaaaggaaGACTggatgaatattttcatttaaaatgttgcAATTGTGTACTAAGTATTCTAGAAAATACAACATAGCTACGCGTGCATTACCTTTTTTCTATATTGTAATGCTTACATTCGTTGATGTTAAATtcgaaaaatattacttatttgttatttcaaaCAACGTTAAATTACGTGTCATCTATAACCACCAAAAACCCTAAAAATTGCgcaaatcaattattagcatttGTAAATCTTTGAAATTTCCATAAGAATCTCTTAAATAATCTACTAATATCTAAAATCTATTCAGCGTATCTAAATCCAAAGATCCACAATTGACGCGTTCGGACTGAAGCTCGAATCCATAAACGATGCTCCCTCGAACCTTACAATTAAACGCGAGACTGGCGATGGTCACCTTCCACTAGAAAGTCTGGATCGGCCGGTAGAGGCCCGTGTACCCGCATAGGCGTGCACGTAGAGCCGTTACTAACATGGACGCGCCGGATAAGTCGTCCAACAAATTAGCGCACTCGCACACCAACAGATACATCTTGTCGCCGTGTGCCGCCACCGACTTGTGCAGTGCGATCTTCCTCATCCCCACGGAGTGTGGCAGGTGGCGGTATATCATGCGGGCACCGGTCCAGTACAGCCAGTTCCGTTCGAACCGTTCCCCATCATCACCTTCGAAGACCTGAAATAATTTGATACCTCATTAGAGTTAAAAGTTTTGATTGGTCgctacctaaaataaatattaactaaaacttgaactattttaataaaggtaAAGAAAAATCTACCTTATAAACACTTATAATAAATCCAGTAGTAGGTGTATGTGATTTCTTTGGTCCGCCAGCGAGATCATTGAACGGGGGTCTGCATATCATCGCAACCTCACTGTAAAGGTCCAACGTGTGAGCCGCCGAATATCTAATCGTTTTTGGATCAAACTTCGACAGCGAGGCACTTCTcatgttattgtaaaataacagTGGATCCGTTTGTGTTGTATTTATCACGTAATAAGATATGAATGGGAATTCCGCGTTCCTCTCCATGTTAGCAAGTAGCATTCCTCCGACAGCTGTATTGGCATGCGCCACGTCATTCAATAACTCGCCTGCGGCAGTTTTTTGTTTCATCAAAGGTTTGGCAAGTGGAGATTCTAGTATAGGCTCTATTGGTTCTAAGGGGCTCATCAAATGTGCCAATATACAAAGCTTTGGATCGGCGACCTCGAGAATACTTAGCGAATTTTGGGCATTTTTTGTCGTGATTCCCTTCTCTGGTGTTGGAGGAGGCACTGGTAACTGTAATAACGAAAAACAGTCAcagttaattgaaataaataattattacaaaaaaaaaatacacattactgatataaatagtttaatttaatctttatttgttaagaaaattCATAGATGATTCTCTTACAACTGATTCAGAAATTATACCTACTAAcgtatttaatagttaaaacgAAACTTACTGGTACACCATCAGGCAAGAACCGCTCTAAAGCGTGTGCAGGGATCACGAAGCAGTCTCGTTCCAGAGTAGCCAATGATACTGGTTCCGTTCGTCTTCGCTCGGTGGTAGCCGGTTTCTCCCATCGCATGAGAGAAACCGAAGGCTCGCGGGTGACGAGCGGCTGTGGAGGCTCCGGCTCTGGGCCCGTCCCACCGCCGATAACTGGACCACATCGTTCtagaattgaaattaattaatcgaattaaatacattttttacactttttttttcgaagatgtgtatgtatatattttcaatatttttaaaattagttttaacaaCTCTAAAAATGCATCTGCCTTTTGGCGGCAAAATATATCATGCAACATTTTTATACTCATATAAAAACTCTTCTAATAGTTTCATTAATGCTAATTTACGAAGGAGACAAACACAAATCTCTTATCccaaaattaacttattaatttataattactatgcTCTTTTCCCAAAATTAATCCTCACCCTCGCGTGTTTACTAAGTTGcgtgttttataatatacctattatacCTTAAAAATTTGGGGCGTCagtctcataaaaatatttactataacatCAGTAACTTTGTATCCGGCAGCTTTAATATCATTACGCTAAATAGCACTGTTTCTAGAAGTTTGAATTCGTTTAACTAAAAGttttgatattttcaaaatatgaatGCAAGAtttgcttaatattatattttaaattcgacgTTTCAAGGCTGTTTTCAGCGTCTGTAACCAGTTACAAATACAAGTGCTATTAATACTTATCTCGTACTAAGGTTCATTTATAGAATATCATTCACATCAACATTCTTTAGCTTGAGTAGTAATTATAATACGTTTTCGGTGTTTTaagggttatttttaatatggtttctatttttactttaaagatCTAGTTGTTTTTAATCGtgcaaacatttttcttttaattctgtTAAGCTGAACGCATATCAAActgaattattacaatttattagaaataaacgtttagtacatacatacctaaaaaaaaacattaaattgaataaaatagttgtaaatcattgattatttacaatataccaTGCAAAATTGTctcaaatgtaaaattaaaacaagattttaagaaataacataattttagtgTAGTATTTAAAGTTACAGCAgataaaaatttagtaatagTAAAGaattgtttagttatttttccCTAAGAAGGTCGCCCCGTAATAGAGGTGTAAACAAACTTACGCCACGACTGACGGCAACACTGCACACGCACTCACTATTGGAACTACGATCCTTACTTCCCGATTTACCTGAGCCATCGTTATACTGCGTACTGGCCCTAGGTGCTGAGAAGAACAAGTGGGTTCTATAATGGTGTTCCTCCATGCACGAGTAGCGCTCCCGGTCCCGTCGCTTCGCGTTCCTGCCCGCTCCTAGTGCCCCTTTTGCCTTCCCCCCGCCACCTCCCCCCGAGACCGTCTTCTCGGTGCTGAAGTTCTTTCGAAACATCAAATTCATCTTGGACACGTGCCACTAACGCCGTCTCACTCAAACACATTAACGTTCTCACTAATTagttttgttgattttattcgTCTCTTTTCTACCTCACTTTGTTTCGATCTAAGATTAGTTCTAACTCTGGCATGAACAAGTCATGGTGAAATTACAGGCGTATACAAgatgattatttaattgatgCAATTTTCTTCGAAATAATTtaaggttaaaatatttttatatgatataactaattatgtaatataatcagCCCCATTTTGTCGCCTCTCTTCTCCTACAGTCATTGCTCATACATCTTAACGTAATtcattcgtatatatttttctaataataatgtcTAATTTACTTCGTATGATATTATCAAAATTGGTCCAAAACAGAAAGTGTAAATAGTGTAAAaaatctttacttttatttcgctTGGAAAACATAGTATGCACAATTTTCTTTCAGACTAtgcaacatataaatataatactataatactatACAGACTTTATCATCCCTGTAACTATAAAGTACCGTATTACGAAAGTTCGAAACAATCAGAAAAGGAGCTTGTGAATCAAGTCAAAGAAACCTAGAAAAAATCCTACTGCATAAAAATTtcgttattttgtaatttgttaagcGCAAAATATTTACTGCGTGTTGTAAATTACATTGgttctattttaatttcgatactTATCGTTATACTATCTCAAAGGACACATTGTTTTGCCTCAATTAGCAGAATCCGTTAGATTATTGCATACATTAGGCTTAAATACATTAaggcttaaatttaatttagatcttTAATTTGGGTACGGGGATAATCATATGTCTTCTATCGTCATAttaactgagatgttatgaaatattactACAACTTTCAATACCAAGGGTGTCGTCAATACAACTACTattgttgaaatttttaaagGTCTTACTGACAAGATATTGTGTTTATTACTAGGTTAATTAGCATTACTGGGcttgttttctttttgttgttgtattttaatacatttttattaatttaatgcagATGACGTTTATTACAGATGTAAACAACATTTGCACGTCGAATTGGGGTGGGGGGCggcattaaatttatatcattcaaaatatacttttatatagatGAGCGCAAAATgttggtaatttattttaaacaaaaacggATTCTcgctgttaataaatattaggtctgtttttagtataattaaaaaaagtaagtttaaGTAATGTTTCATGTTGTTATTTTGAAAGATGATTTTGTTTtagagtaaataaaatgtatctcgATGTCCTAGGCGATATATTGAGAGCACGACttctattttacatattaaattcgaTAACATTGCTAAAACAGTTTGCCAGGGGATGTGATATGCATGCTCGAAACTATTTCTAACGGAATGTGGAATGCATTTAAAACTTATCTTTTAACTTTTCCTACCTAAGTTTTTCAAAAGAAAAGTAAGTTAAAGTTTCTAGAGAATTTCCAGTCTCGTCGAAAACTACTAAAATCTAATCTTATAGATcaacaatttaaagttttatttcgctccaaattattaaagatattaatgAAAAGACACGTTAACAGTTTAAATAATGGCaagaattttcaaaatttaacgaCCTCATTGTAGTAATTGAGAGTTCGGTGCACTTTTCACTTTTCTGTAAATTAACTATAATCATCATCCGCTTGTCCTCACTCCATTTATTTCCTTAATCCTTGTATTTTGTAGTATATGCGTTGTGcattgcatgtacaatatattgGAAATACTTTACAGACCGCCTGGTAAGTGCATTTCTTCCTTAAGAATACTTACTGAGATATTTTGCTGAGATGAGTTAGGTGTTCGATTGAAGGATGCACATTAGAATAATACCCTATTCATTCATTGCGGCAAACACGGGTTGAAAAAAACTTAGTAGTCCTAGATTTTGAAAGTAGGGCTTACCGTCCAGCCATGTCTTTCGGAATTCGTTGTCTTTACGCTACGGTGCGTAGAGCTCGTAACATTATTGGTGCAGTACTTTCGGACTTGTAGAATGTTTTGTCTTGTATAATGTCTTGTAGAATGAATTGGAAAATCAGAGTAGGAGAGAAGATATGTATATCGGTTTGGAATTTTTCAACTGAGAAATGGACTTATAATATGACgcttattttaaatgacaatcTATAAAAGCGAGAATAAATCCCCATTTTTATAATTAGCACTAAACATACTTATTATCAATTGGTAAATTaccaatgttgtttacacctttaaagacgtatcactttgtatgttacccaaatcagatattaattttaagtgcttagtgataagtttatggtgtaacttttccaataaataaataaatattaataaaaaaaaaattacggtacttttatatatttttttggcaaATAATGTTAGGTAGTCTCCACTGCCCATGAgcaaacaagaaaaaaatttaactgTTATTCTAACAttgtcattgtattttttacggCAAAATATACGAGCACTAATGTTTTGTTACCTGTTGGTAAAACATAGAAAACTCCtcattaaaaatgattagtTGTGATAACTCCACAAAGTACACAACTTCGGGTAAGAACATACGCTATATCGTTatgactaataattataaataataaaaataaacgttccTACTGTTTTACGATAGTTTTTGTGTTACGTTCTGTTTGCTATGAAGTTTGTTCAACGGTTTATGCGCTAATAACTCTATTTAAACGTATAGctctttccttttttaattggaattttaACTAAAGCGATACaattatttgtgtttacaaatatttatgaaatttatttacatcgtgtattgttatattatgacGATCTCCGTGGTGGAGTAGGGTGTACACTGGTttccatgggtacgccactccgagttcgactaccggccgagtcgatgtataacagtgtatttgttttctatgttgtattaggtctgtctgtttgtggtactgtcgttacttctgattttccataacacaagtgctataGCTACTTACATCAAAAGTATATcagggatcaaagtaatgtatgtgatgttgtctaatatttatttattaatatttatattattaaaataaaggagAAGTCGTGGGACACCCGGTTAGAACACAGTTGCctttactatatattatgtacatatgtatgttgataataattaaatgacaagatataactgttattaaaatatccataagaaataaaacaataacaaaaatttatttgaaataatattatataaaaccatatataatagaaatagatAGAGAGAAAGGcaagagagggaaaggtcgcctggagagtatttaacaatatttccttacgtgacgatgtctgccagttcactctactgaacgttcttaaaagttaatatagctaaataaaaaaaaaaatatctggttatattttattttgataatttaagttttttttttaaatatatgaaatctcactaaatttataattctgtatatttttaCCACCAGAAAGTAGAAAATATAGAGAATTAGATACTGAGATACTTCTAATGTAATCCGTGAAACTCAGTGAACTCTTTGTCTAGCCTACATCCTCTTTTAACTTGGGCCAAGCAATCACAAGATGTTCTCTGCACTGGAGACTCGTAAACCGCTTGATATACTGCCTTATACAAACGTATGTTATACGAGCAATACCGGATAGATACAGCACACGCCCAGGATGAATGAGGTGATTAAGGTATCGACCAGTAAAATACAACTAAAGATACAACTAACGAATGAATTGTCAAAATAACGAATAATGATTTACACGaacaattatagaaaaaaaatactttatacatatatttatcaatgaaatCTGAAAGACGTTTTTCTAAATATTCAATACGGTGTCTATAAAAATAGGTAGTTTTAATTTCGAGACAAATGATAGGATACTTTAGTAgcgaacaaaataataaaatctacgtACGTATCGTATCTTAAAGAAGAATGTTATGTCATTCGTCTATAAACAAAAGAGGAATAGAAAATATTCTCCGCTTtcaaatgcatatgtatatacatgaaTATTCATAGCGATCGATTGAACGGTGTAGAAATGATTTACTGCAGTGATATGTTAAAACAAAAGAGGCTAGTCTAAAAGCTGcttcttcaaaaaaaaaaatcaacatttgtCATGTTCTGTAAAGTAATGTCTAAGCCTTTTTGATCACAAACAGATTTACGAACTTCTTTTATCTCTCctcatttacatattaattgtcCAATTACctagataaaataaaagtgtcaTGGTCAGTATGGTATGGTATATGGTCAGTACgtcatttcaataataaatatctattattataaatatagtgcCCACAATAGtattaactgaaaatattttttgtaggttCATTAGTTCTGATCTTATTCTCTAAGTTATTTCAATTACTTTTCATAATGCTCTTAGACAAAATACGATCCACACATATTCACTCCTCACTATgcaaagttaataatttataaggatCTGTTATCAGAGTCTAACACTCTCTTATCAGGGTGCATAATATTAATGGAGAAGCTAATGACTTCGCTTCTCAGGAGTAATTGACTTGACCTCAACGATGTATTtagcttatatgtatatatatattgcgtgCAAGATGACGTTTGTTTTGTGTAATTTTTGTTCTTGCCTATTAGGCACGCAATGCTACCAGACGCTCATTTGTTTTTATCCTCGCCCTAAATCCCCACAGTGAAAAAATGATTTGAGGGGTAAAACAAACAAGGATGCTTAGTTATGATCgctttatatgtattaataaaagatacGCTCAAATCGAAAATTTGTGGAAGCAGTTATAATCCTTTAAACTCGGCTTTAAATCCTGTCATTACTACctgaaattacatacatacatacatacatacatacatacatacatacatacatacatacatatatacataataattacatcTTTGCTCACGGACTTATTAgcataataagtaatataaatcaatacataCTTATATCGTCAAAACGCCGCCAAACACGGTATCTACTCGTAAGTCCGTTGTGCCCGTAATTACACAGACTCACTCACTGTTTAAGCCGGAATGTATTCCGGATTAAACACTGTagtattaactatatatttggCGGTCAGcgcaaatattatgaaaataacatatatattttttaagtctcATAGTTAATCTCATATTAATGTGTTTCTTCTTTATCGCTTGATAAATAATCaccattgattataataataatgtaagttGGACAGTAAACCTCATAGAATACTCTTTTTAACAATAGATTTGTAACtctattgttaaataaagtCTTTATGTATAAAGAAAAATCGAATGATAACAGAGTAGgtcaagaattatttattttagagaataaatatttttcattattaactttttctttGAAAAGTTAATCTAGTTATCACTGATAAACTTtagtgattatatatttatataaataaactaaatataatgtttataattttataaaatctgtaataaatacGCACTCAATAGcaacaataaattaactttttaactatatataaaacggATTACAAAGAAAGAGCATATACTATTAAcacataaactattaaatataatgttttaagttaGTTAAAGACTTAGTTTTTTCCAACTTTAtgaaaatgcttaaaaattgatttcgaatcataaagtttattaaagagTTTCTTGTCagttttatcgataaaatacaCTCGTACAAAACACATGGAGCTGAATAATGTATATCTTTGCGTTGTATTGAGGTCTCGaagtaaacattataattatttatttttatatccctGGAGCGTCTATAGTTTATACTTTGGCAACACACGCAATATCTCGCAGCGTGAAATATTTTTGGCTAATATCCAGTTATGCCTCTCCTTACAAATCATGACGTATAACAATCGGTGATATTGATTATACgtcattattgtttatattcaactttatatttaacGAGCTGTggccgcgacttcgtgcgtgtttcaattaaatttatttggacattgcagcgtgacttcatttttttattttatatattattgtaaaataaaagtagcttaagttactccttattacatcagctatctgccaatgaaagtccc is part of the Vanessa atalanta chromosome 10, ilVanAtal1.2, whole genome shotgun sequence genome and encodes:
- the LOC125066693 gene encoding uncharacterized protein LOC125066693 isoform X2; translated protein: MNLMFRKNFSTEKTVSGGGGGGKAKGALGAGRNAKRRDRERYSCMEEHHYRTHLFFSAPRASTQYNDGSERCGPVIGGGTGPEPEPPQPLVTREPSVSLMRWEKPATTERRRTEPVSLATLERDCFVIPAHALERFLPDGVPLPVPPPTPEKGITTKNAQNSLSILEVADPKLCILAHLMSPLEPIEPILESPLAKPLMKQKTAAGELLNDVAHANTAVGGMLLANMERNAEFPFISYYVINTTQTDPLLFYNNMRSASLSKFDPKTIRYSAAHTLDLYSEVAMICRPPFNDLAGGPKKSHTPTTGFIISVYKVFEGDDGERFERNWLYWTGARMIYRHLPHSVGMRKIALHKSVAAHGDKMYLLVCECANLLDDLSGASMLVTALRARLCGYTGLYRPIQTF
- the LOC125066693 gene encoding uncharacterized protein LOC125066693 isoform X3 yields the protein MAERGKHRVAPVPAPTKKQYAYVPCPRSEEVGTEFALQLLRSHHQEPPTPEKQPERCGPVIGGGTGPEPEPPQPLVTREPSVSLMRWEKPATTERRRTEPVSLATLERDCFVIPAHALERFLPDGVPLPVPPPTPEKGITTKNAQNSLSILEVADPKLCILAHLMSPLEPIEPILESPLAKPLMKQKTAAGELLNDVAHANTAVGGMLLANMERNAEFPFISYYVINTTQTDPLLFYNNMRSASLSKFDPKTIRYSAAHTLDLYSEVAMICRPPFNDLAGGPKKSHTPTTGFIISVYKVFEGDDGERFERNWLYWTGARMIYRHLPHSVGMRKIALHKSVAAHGDKMYLLVCECANLLDDLSGASMLVTALRARLCGYTGLYRPIQTF
- the LOC125066693 gene encoding uncharacterized protein LOC125066693 isoform X1, whose protein sequence is MNLMFRKNFSTEKTVSGGGGGGKAKGALGAGRNAKRRDRERYSCMEEHHYRTHLFFSAPRASTQYNDGSGKSGKRCGPVIGGGTGPEPEPPQPLVTREPSVSLMRWEKPATTERRRTEPVSLATLERDCFVIPAHALERFLPDGVPLPVPPPTPEKGITTKNAQNSLSILEVADPKLCILAHLMSPLEPIEPILESPLAKPLMKQKTAAGELLNDVAHANTAVGGMLLANMERNAEFPFISYYVINTTQTDPLLFYNNMRSASLSKFDPKTIRYSAAHTLDLYSEVAMICRPPFNDLAGGPKKSHTPTTGFIISVYKVFEGDDGERFERNWLYWTGARMIYRHLPHSVGMRKIALHKSVAAHGDKMYLLVCECANLLDDLSGASMLVTALRARLCGYTGLYRPIQTF